One Salmo salar chromosome ssa01, Ssal_v3.1, whole genome shotgun sequence DNA window includes the following coding sequences:
- the LOC106602600 gene encoding synaptosomal-associated protein 23 isoform X1, which yields MEWNSGKMNRPQSVELGVTGGTSNFVSSKMADMSVEEITMRANQVTDESLESTRRMLQMAEESRETGVKTIDMLDQQGEQLKRTEVGMDQINQDMRQAEKNLTDLSKCCGLCVCPCDRVTSIEHDSKYKRTWGMGDGSGGGGGGEGVDSSVVSTQPSGVRNGQANQQQSMGGPYIKRITNDAREDEMEENLDQVGSIIGNLKNMAMDMGSEIDKQNKHIDRITDKADMNKARIDEANQRANKLIK from the exons ATGGAGTGGAACAGTGGAAAGATGAATAG gcctCAGAGTGTAGAGCTTGGTGTGACAGGAGGAACCTCCAACTTTGTCAGCAGCAAAATGGCAGACATGTCAGTGGAAGAGATCACCATGAGGGCCAACCAAGTGACCGATGAG TCCTTGGAGAGCACCAGGCGGATGCTACAGATGGCTGAGGAG AGCAGGGAGACTGGTGTCAAGACCATTGACATGCTGGACCAACAGGGGG AGCAACTGAAGCGTACGGAGGTGGGTATGGACCAAATCAACCAGGATATGAGACAGGCTGAGAAGAACCTGACTGACCTGTCCAAGTGCTGTGGCCTCTGTGTCTGCCCCTGTGACAG GGTGACGTCCATAGAGCATGACTCTAAGTACAAGCGTACCTGGGGAATGGGTGATGGTagcggtggaggaggaggaggagagggagtggaCAGCTCGGTGGTGTCCACTCAACCATCAGGTGTCCGTAATGGACAGGCCAACCAGCAGCAGTCCATGGGGGGACCTTACATCAAGAG GATAACCAACGATGCTCGGGAGGATGAGATGGAGGAGAATCTGGACCAGGTGGGCAGCATCATAGGTAACCTGAAGAACATGGCCATGGACATGGGCTCTGAGATAGACAAGCAGAACAAACATATCGACCGCATCACAGATAAG gcggaCATGAACAAAGCACGTATCGACGAGGCCAACCAGCGAGCTAACAAGCTCATCAAGTAG
- the LOC106602600 gene encoding synaptosomal-associated protein 23 isoform X2, which translates to MADMSVEEITMRANQVTDESLESTRRMLQMAEESRETGVKTIDMLDQQGEQLKRTEVGMDQINQDMRQAEKNLTDLSKCCGLCVCPCDRVTSIEHDSKYKRTWGMGDGSGGGGGGEGVDSSVVSTQPSGVRNGQANQQQSMGGPYIKRITNDAREDEMEENLDQVGSIIGNLKNMAMDMGSEIDKQNKHIDRITDKADMNKARIDEANQRANKLIK; encoded by the exons ATGGCAGACATGTCAGTGGAAGAGATCACCATGAGGGCCAACCAAGTGACCGATGAG TCCTTGGAGAGCACCAGGCGGATGCTACAGATGGCTGAGGAG AGCAGGGAGACTGGTGTCAAGACCATTGACATGCTGGACCAACAGGGGG AGCAACTGAAGCGTACGGAGGTGGGTATGGACCAAATCAACCAGGATATGAGACAGGCTGAGAAGAACCTGACTGACCTGTCCAAGTGCTGTGGCCTCTGTGTCTGCCCCTGTGACAG GGTGACGTCCATAGAGCATGACTCTAAGTACAAGCGTACCTGGGGAATGGGTGATGGTagcggtggaggaggaggaggagagggagtggaCAGCTCGGTGGTGTCCACTCAACCATCAGGTGTCCGTAATGGACAGGCCAACCAGCAGCAGTCCATGGGGGGACCTTACATCAAGAG GATAACCAACGATGCTCGGGAGGATGAGATGGAGGAGAATCTGGACCAGGTGGGCAGCATCATAGGTAACCTGAAGAACATGGCCATGGACATGGGCTCTGAGATAGACAAGCAGAACAAACATATCGACCGCATCACAGATAAG gcggaCATGAACAAAGCACGTATCGACGAGGCCAACCAGCGAGCTAACAAGCTCATCAAGTAG